One Staphylococcus simiae genomic region harbors:
- a CDS encoding LLM class flavin-dependent oxidoreductase: MSIKYSALNLVPIREGEDESIAIKDMVTLAQHLDELKYERYWIAEHHNAPFLVSSATALLIQHTLEHTQRIKVGSGGIMLPNHAPLIVAEQFGTMATMFPNRVDLGLGRAPGTDMMTASALRRDQHDGVYKFPEEVASLQQYFGPASQQAYVRAYPAVNKQVPLYILGSSTDSAHLAARMGLPYVFAGHFAPQQMKEAIAIYKELFEPSDVLSQPYVMVCLNTIVAETNDEAQFLSTTMAQVMVSITRGRMQPVQPPTNDLQSLLSPREYAMANARLQTSLVGSESSVKQQIKDFMSEYGQVDEFMAISYIYDKEKQVESYRRFAKVIDELNKE, translated from the coding sequence ATGTCTATTAAGTATTCAGCTTTAAATTTAGTTCCAATCCGTGAAGGTGAAGATGAGAGTATAGCAATCAAAGATATGGTGACATTAGCGCAACATTTAGATGAATTAAAATATGAGCGTTATTGGATTGCTGAACATCATAATGCGCCATTTTTAGTAAGTTCAGCTACCGCATTATTAATTCAACATACACTTGAACATACACAACGTATTAAAGTAGGATCAGGTGGCATCATGTTACCTAACCATGCACCACTTATTGTTGCAGAACAATTTGGTACTATGGCAACGATGTTCCCTAACCGTGTTGATTTAGGTTTAGGTCGTGCACCAGGTACTGATATGATGACTGCGAGTGCCTTACGTAGAGATCAACATGATGGCGTCTATAAATTTCCAGAAGAAGTTGCTTCATTACAGCAATATTTTGGACCAGCTAGTCAACAAGCCTATGTACGTGCTTATCCTGCAGTAAATAAACAAGTTCCTTTATATATACTTGGCTCATCAACCGATTCAGCTCATTTAGCAGCAAGAATGGGATTACCTTATGTATTTGCTGGACATTTTGCACCTCAACAAATGAAAGAGGCAATTGCTATTTATAAAGAACTTTTTGAACCATCAGATGTGTTATCTCAACCCTATGTCATGGTTTGTTTAAATACAATCGTTGCTGAAACTAACGATGAAGCACAATTCCTATCTACAACAATGGCGCAAGTTATGGTTAGTATTACCAGAGGACGTATGCAACCTGTTCAACCACCGACAAATGATTTACAAAGTTTACTTTCTCCAAGAGAGTACGCTATGGCAAATGCAAGATTGCAAACTTCACTTGTAGGATCTGAATCATCTGTCAAACAACAAATCAAAGATTTCATGTCTGAATATGGTCAAGTTGATGAATTTATGGCTATTAGTTATATATATGATAAAGAAAAACAAGTTGAATCATATCGTCGCTTTGCTAAAGTTATTGATGAATTAAATAAAGAATAA
- a CDS encoding IS1182 family transposase, producing MYKDYNMTQLTLPMETSVKIPQNDISRYVNDIVESIPDREFDEFKHYRGATSYHPKMMLKIILYAYTQSVYSGRKIERLLNDSLRMMWLSQNQTPSYKTINRFRVNPKTDALIESLFIQFHSQCLKQNLIDDQAIFIDGTKVEADANRYTFVWKKSILNYETDINENSKTIYQELVKDKIIPEIIEDKDTDLSKEDIDLIGSHLDKEIEDLNQQIDNETQPELRKQTRQKRTKIKKVKKKFDDYSDRKSKYEEQKAILQDRNSYSKTDHDATFMRMKEDHMKNGQLKPGYNLQIATNSQFVLSYNVYQNPTDTRTLIPFLTLIKETYGYLPEYIVADAGYGSEQNYMAIIDDFNRTPLITYGMFIKDKTKKFKSDIFNTQNWDYDEINDEFICPNQKRLGFKRYAYRNDKYGFKRDFKLYECDDCTDCPLKHQCMKSKSKTNKKIMKNYNWEYFKSQVNQKLSEPETKKIYSQRKIDVEPVFGFTKAILGFTRMSVRGLDKVKRELGFVLMAVNIRKLAAQGAVYFKINNEKDNFYQFSIEIVFFTFTKNLMSQALLSFICRLFYLLCGLFLYYHQCIH from the coding sequence ATGTATAAAGATTATAACATGACTCAACTTACACTACCAATGGAAACTTCAGTAAAAATTCCTCAAAATGATATTTCAAGATACGTTAATGACATAGTTGAAAGCATACCAGATAGAGAATTCGACGAATTCAAACATTATCGTGGTGCGACTTCATATCATCCAAAAATGATGTTAAAAATTATTCTATATGCCTACACACAATCTGTATATTCTGGAAGAAAAATAGAAAGATTACTCAATGATAGTCTTCGTATGATGTGGTTGTCTCAAAATCAAACACCTTCATATAAAACAATTAATCGATTCAGAGTCAATCCTAAAACAGATGCCTTAATTGAATCTTTATTTATCCAATTTCATAGTCAGTGTCTAAAGCAAAATCTTATTGATGACCAAGCTATTTTTATCGATGGAACCAAAGTCGAAGCTGATGCCAATAGATATACGTTCGTATGGAAGAAAAGTATTTTAAATTATGAAACAGATATAAACGAAAATTCAAAAACAATCTATCAAGAATTAGTAAAGGATAAAATTATACCAGAGATTATAGAAGATAAAGATACTGATTTATCAAAAGAAGATATTGATTTAATCGGTAGTCACTTGGATAAAGAAATCGAAGATTTAAATCAACAAATTGATAATGAAACACAACCAGAACTAAGAAAGCAAACTCGTCAAAAAAGAACTAAAATAAAAAAAGTTAAAAAGAAATTTGATGATTATTCTGACCGAAAGTCGAAGTACGAAGAACAAAAAGCAATTCTTCAAGACCGTAATAGTTATTCTAAAACAGACCATGACGCTACTTTTATGAGAATGAAAGAAGATCATATGAAAAATGGACAACTTAAACCAGGATACAATTTACAAATAGCGACAAATTCGCAATTTGTTTTATCATATAATGTCTACCAAAATCCAACAGATACTAGAACTTTAATACCATTTTTAACTTTAATTAAAGAAACCTACGGTTATTTACCTGAGTATATTGTCGCTGATGCTGGTTATGGTAGTGAACAAAATTACATGGCTATTATCGATGATTTTAATAGAACACCATTGATTACATATGGAATGTTTATTAAAGATAAAACTAAAAAATTTAAAAGTGACATTTTTAATACTCAGAACTGGGATTATGATGAAATCAACGATGAATTTATTTGTCCAAATCAAAAACGATTAGGATTTAAACGATATGCTTATCGTAATGATAAATATGGATTCAAAAGAGATTTTAAATTATATGAATGTGATGATTGTACAGATTGTCCACTCAAACATCAATGTATGAAATCAAAGTCAAAAACAAATAAAAAAATAATGAAGAATTATAATTGGGAGTATTTTAAATCTCAAGTAAATCAAAAGCTTTCTGAGCCAGAAACGAAAAAAATCTATAGTCAAAGAAAAATTGACGTAGAACCTGTTTTTGGATTCACGAAGGCTATTTTGGGGTTCACTCGAATGTCAGTTCGAGGACTCGATAAGGTTAAACGTGAACTTGGATTTGTATTAATGGCAGTTAACATAAGGAAGCTAGCAGCTCAAGGAGCTGTTTATTTCAAAATTAATAATGAAAAAGACAATTTCTATCAATTTTCAATAGAAATTGTCTTTTTTACTTTCACCAAGAACTTAATGTCCCAGGCTCTTTTAAGTTTTATTTGCCGTCTTTTTTACCTTCTTTGTGGTCTTTTTCTTTATTACCACCAGTGTATTCATTAA
- a CDS encoding SAS049 family protein, translating to MSFMDKAKDAAEKFKNSDNKQVEQVKDKINEYTGGNKEKDHKEGKKDGK from the coding sequence ATGAGTTTCATGGATAAAGCAAAAGACGCTGCTGAAAAATTTAAAAATAGTGACAATAAACAAGTTGAACAAGTGAAAGATAAAATTAATGAATACACTGGTGGTAATAAAGAAAAAGACCACAAAGAAGGTAAAAAAGACGGCAAATAA
- the cymR gene encoding cysteine metabolism transcriptional regulator CymR: protein MKISTKGRYGLTLMISLAKKEEQGCISLKTIAEENNLSDLYLEQLVGPLRNAGLIRSVRGAKGGYQLRVPAEEISAGDIIRLLEGPITFVESIESEPPAQKQLWLRMRDAVRDVLDNTTLKYLADYNETNTDLDGYMFYI from the coding sequence ATGAAAATATCAACTAAAGGGAGATATGGACTAACGTTAATGATTTCTCTTGCTAAAAAAGAAGAGCAAGGGTGTATATCATTAAAAACAATTGCTGAGGAAAACAATTTAAGTGATTTATACTTAGAGCAATTAGTTGGTCCATTAAGAAATGCAGGTTTAATTCGAAGTGTTCGTGGTGCAAAAGGTGGTTATCAACTAAGAGTACCAGCTGAAGAAATATCCGCAGGCGATATTATCAGACTTTTAGAAGGACCAATAACCTTTGTAGAAAGCATCGAATCAGAGCCACCTGCTCAAAAACAATTATGGCTCCGTATGAGAGATGCAGTCAGAGATGTATTAGATAATACGACTTTAAAATATTTAGCAGATTACAACGAAACAAATACAGATTTAGATGGATACATGTTTTATATTTAA
- a CDS encoding replication-associated recombination protein A, whose amino-acid sequence MSTEPLASRMRPKNIDEIISQQHLVGDKGIIRRMVNTNKLSSMIFYGPPGIGKTSIAKAISGSTQYRFRQLNAVTNTKKDMQLVVEEAKMSGQVILLLDEIHRLDKAKQDFLLPHLENGKIVLIGATTSNPYHAINPAIRSRAQIFELFPLESSDIYTALERAINDNERGLASYQPVINDDAMTYFSTQSQGDVRSALNALELAVLSSEVSEDGQHHITLQDAKDCLQKGAFISDKDGDMHYDVMSAFQKSIRGSDVNAALHYLARLIEAGDLPTIVRRLLVISFEDIGLASPNAGQRTLAAIESAERLGLPEARIPLSQAVIELCLSPKSNSAITAIDSALSDIRQGHVGQIPDHLKDGHYQGAKELGRAIGYKYPHNYENGHVVQQYLPDKLKNRQYYEPKSTSKSELQFKEIYDNLRQKRK is encoded by the coding sequence GTGAGTACTGAACCATTAGCGTCAAGAATGAGACCCAAAAATATAGATGAAATCATTTCGCAACAACATTTAGTTGGTGACAAAGGTATCATAAGAAGGATGGTCAATACTAATAAATTATCTTCGATGATTTTTTATGGACCTCCTGGTATCGGTAAGACTAGTATTGCTAAAGCAATTTCAGGTAGCACTCAGTATAGGTTCAGACAACTTAATGCTGTGACAAATACTAAGAAAGATATGCAACTTGTAGTTGAAGAAGCAAAAATGTCTGGACAAGTCATTTTGTTATTAGATGAAATTCATCGTTTGGATAAAGCTAAACAAGACTTTCTATTACCTCACCTAGAAAATGGCAAAATTGTCTTAATTGGAGCAACGACCTCAAATCCTTATCACGCTATTAATCCTGCCATACGTTCAAGAGCACAAATCTTTGAACTTTTTCCATTAGAAAGTTCAGATATTTATACCGCTTTAGAACGTGCTATAAATGATAATGAACGTGGCTTAGCATCATACCAGCCTGTCATAAATGATGATGCCATGACTTACTTTTCAACCCAAAGTCAAGGCGATGTTCGTAGTGCACTTAATGCACTTGAATTAGCTGTATTAAGTTCAGAAGTAAGTGAAGATGGTCAACATCACATTACATTACAAGATGCTAAAGATTGCTTACAAAAAGGTGCATTTATTAGTGATAAAGATGGTGATATGCACTACGATGTCATGAGTGCTTTTCAAAAATCAATTCGTGGCAGTGACGTCAACGCTGCATTACATTATTTAGCTCGACTAATTGAAGCTGGTGATTTACCAACAATCGTTAGACGTTTACTGGTCATCAGTTTCGAAGATATTGGTTTAGCTTCACCTAATGCCGGACAACGAACATTAGCTGCAATCGAATCAGCTGAACGTTTAGGCTTACCAGAAGCACGCATTCCTTTAAGTCAAGCTGTTATAGAATTATGCCTATCTCCAAAATCTAATTCAGCTATTACAGCTATCGATAGTGCTTTATCTGATATTAGACAAGGACATGTAGGACAAATTCCAGATCATTTAAAAGATGGACATTACCAAGGTGCTAAAGAATTAGGCCGTGCGATAGGTTATAAATATCCCCATAATTATGAAAATGGCCATGTCGTACAACAATACCTACCAGATAAACTTAAAAACAGACAATATTATGAACCTAAATCAACCTCTAAAAGTGAATTACAATTCAAAGAAATTTATGATAACTTACGTCAAAAACGTAAATAA
- a CDS encoding tRNA threonylcarbamoyladenosine dehydratase, translating to MKHQFSRNELAIGQQGLDLLKQQTVVVLGVGGVGSFAAEALARTNIGHIILIDKDDVDITNVNRQLHALTSTIGQSKVTLMEERIKLINPDCKVTSLHMFYTEDTYEDIFNNYDIDYVIDASDTIMYKVHLMKECLDRGIKIISSMGAANKTDPTRFEIADISKTHTDPMAKIIRQKLKKAGIRKGIPVVFSDESPIVIREDVKEVVGDKNAINRKGQIPPSSNAFVPSVVGLICASYVINDVLKDIPVTRIKDRGQ from the coding sequence ATGAAACATCAATTTTCAAGAAATGAACTTGCTATAGGTCAACAAGGATTAGATTTATTAAAACAACAAACAGTTGTCGTATTAGGTGTTGGTGGAGTTGGATCATTTGCAGCTGAAGCATTAGCTCGTACTAATATCGGTCATATAATTTTAATTGATAAAGATGATGTTGATATTACTAATGTTAACAGACAATTACATGCATTAACTTCAACAATTGGTCAAAGTAAAGTAACATTAATGGAAGAACGTATTAAATTAATTAATCCAGACTGTAAAGTGACATCTTTACATATGTTTTATACTGAAGATACATACGAAGACATTTTTAATAACTATGATATTGATTATGTTATTGATGCTAGTGATACGATTATGTACAAAGTACATTTAATGAAAGAATGTTTGGATAGAGGCATTAAAATAATTTCAAGTATGGGTGCAGCTAATAAAACAGACCCAACTAGATTTGAAATAGCTGATATTTCAAAGACACACACAGATCCAATGGCAAAAATTATCCGTCAGAAATTGAAAAAAGCTGGTATTCGAAAAGGAATTCCTGTTGTTTTTTCTGATGAAAGTCCAATTGTAATTAGAGAAGATGTTAAAGAAGTCGTTGGTGATAAAAATGCGATAAATCGTAAAGGTCAAATACCACCATCTTCAAATGCGTTTGTTCCAAGTGTAGTAGGATTGATTTGTGCTAGTTATGTTATTAATGATGTTTTAAAAGACATTCCTGTAACTCGTATTAAAGATAGAGGGCAATAA
- the aspS gene encoding aspartate--tRNA ligase, with protein MAKRTTYCGLVTEELLNQEITLKGWVHNRRDLGGLIFIDLRDREGIVQIVFNPDFSEEALKIAETVRSEYVVEVQGVVTKRDPETVNPKIKTGQVEVQVSNIKIINKSETPPFAINEDNVNVDENIRLKYRYLDLRRQELAQTFKMRHQITKSIRQYLDNDGFFDIETPVLTKSTPEGARDYLVPSRVHEGEFYALPQSPQLFKQLLMISGFDKYYQIVKCFRDEDLRADRQPEFTQVDIEMSFVDQEDVMAMGEEMLKKVVKEVKGVDLQDQFPRMTYEEAMNRFGSDKPDTRFDMELINVGQLGHEMDFKVFKDTVNNGGEIKAIVAKGAAEQYTRKDMDALTEFVNIYGAKGLAWVKVVEDGLTGPIARFFEDNNVETLKSLTGAQAGDLVMFVADKPSVVAQSLGALRVKLAKELGLIDETKLNFLWVTDWPLLEYDEDSKRYVAAHHPFTSPKQEDIAKLDTAPEQAQANAYDIVLNGYELGGGSIRIHDGELQQKMFEVLGFTKEQAQEQFGFLLDAFKYGAPPHGGIALGLDRLVMLLTNRTNLRDTIAFPKTASATCLLTNAPGEVSEKQLEELSLRIRH; from the coding sequence ATGGCTAAAAGAACAACTTATTGTGGTTTAGTTACTGAAGAATTATTAAATCAAGAAATTACTTTAAAAGGTTGGGTACACAATCGTCGTGATTTAGGAGGTTTAATCTTTATCGATTTAAGAGATCGAGAAGGCATCGTTCAAATCGTTTTTAATCCTGATTTTTCAGAAGAAGCTTTAAAAATAGCTGAAACTGTGCGTTCAGAATATGTTGTAGAAGTACAAGGTGTTGTAACGAAACGTGATCCAGAAACAGTAAATCCTAAAATCAAAACTGGACAAGTGGAAGTTCAAGTTTCTAATATTAAAATTATAAATAAATCAGAGACGCCTCCATTCGCAATTAACGAAGATAATGTCAATGTTGATGAAAATATTCGTTTAAAATATAGATATTTAGACTTACGTCGACAAGAATTAGCTCAAACATTCAAAATGAGACATCAAATCACAAAATCAATTCGTCAATACTTAGATAACGATGGTTTCTTTGATATTGAAACACCAGTTTTAACGAAATCAACACCTGAAGGTGCACGTGACTATTTAGTTCCTTCACGTGTTCATGAAGGTGAATTTTACGCCTTACCTCAATCGCCACAATTATTTAAACAGTTATTAATGATAAGCGGCTTCGATAAATATTATCAAATCGTAAAATGTTTTAGAGATGAAGACTTACGAGCTGATAGACAACCTGAATTTACACAAGTCGATATTGAAATGAGCTTTGTAGACCAAGAAGATGTCATGGCTATGGGTGAAGAAATGTTGAAAAAAGTTGTCAAAGAAGTTAAGGGAGTAGACTTACAAGACCAATTCCCAAGAATGACATATGAGGAAGCAATGAATCGTTTCGGTTCAGATAAACCAGATACTCGTTTTGATATGGAATTAATAAATGTTGGTCAATTAGGTCATGAAATGGACTTTAAAGTCTTTAAAGATACAGTAAATAACGGTGGTGAAATTAAAGCAATTGTAGCTAAAGGTGCTGCTGAACAATATACTAGAAAAGATATGGATGCTTTAACTGAATTTGTTAATATTTATGGTGCAAAAGGATTAGCATGGGTTAAAGTTGTTGAAGATGGTTTAACTGGTCCAATAGCACGATTCTTTGAAGATAATAATGTTGAAACACTTAAGTCATTAACAGGTGCACAAGCAGGTGACTTAGTGATGTTCGTTGCTGACAAACCAAGTGTGGTTGCACAAAGTTTAGGTGCCTTACGTGTTAAATTAGCTAAAGAATTAGGTTTAATTGATGAAACGAAATTAAACTTCTTGTGGGTAACAGATTGGCCATTATTGGAATATGATGAAGATAGCAAACGCTATGTAGCAGCACACCATCCATTTACATCTCCTAAACAAGAAGATATCGCAAAATTAGATACTGCACCAGAACAAGCTCAAGCCAATGCATATGATATTGTATTAAATGGTTATGAACTTGGTGGTGGATCTATTCGTATACATGATGGTGAATTACAACAAAAAATGTTCGAAGTTCTTGGATTTACAAAAGAACAAGCACAAGAACAATTTGGTTTCTTACTTGATGCATTCAAATACGGAGCACCACCGCATGGCGGTATAGCATTAGGTTTAGACCGATTAGTAATGTTATTAACAAATAGAACAAACTTAAGAGATACAATTGCATTCCCTAAAACAGCTTCTGCTACATGTCTATTAACTAATGCACCAGGTGAAGTATCAGAAAAACAATTAGAAGAATTATCATTGAGAATCCGTCACTAA
- the hisS gene encoding histidine--tRNA ligase produces MIKIPRGTQDILPEESKKWRYIENKLDELMTLYNYKEIRTPIFESTELFARGVGDSTDVVQKEMYTFKDKGDRSITLRPEGTAAVVRSYIEHKMQGNPNQPIKLYYNGPMFRYERKQKGRYRQFNQFGVEAIGAENPSVDAEVLAMVMHIYQSFGLKHLKLVINSVGDMDSRKEYNEALVKHFEPVIDDFCSDCQARLHTNPMRILDCKVDRDKEAVKTAPRITEYLNEHSKQYYDQVKSYLDELEIPYIEDPNLVRGLDYYTHTAFELMMDNPNYDGAITTLCGGGRYNGLLELLDGPSETGIGFALSIERLLLALDEEGIDLDVDEELDLFIVTMGDEAERYAVKLLNQLRHAGVKVDKDYLHRKIKGQMKQADRLGAQYTVVIGEQELENNQINVKNMQTGDSETVQLNQLAAYFRK; encoded by the coding sequence ATGATAAAGATTCCAAGAGGGACACAAGATATCTTACCAGAAGAATCTAAAAAATGGCGTTACATTGAAAATAAATTAGATGAATTAATGACGCTATATAATTATAAAGAAATTAGAACACCCATTTTTGAAAGTACTGAATTATTTGCACGCGGTGTTGGAGACTCAACTGATGTGGTTCAAAAAGAAATGTATACATTTAAAGATAAGGGAGACCGTAGTATTACGCTCAGACCTGAAGGTACAGCTGCTGTAGTTCGTTCATATATTGAACACAAAATGCAAGGTAATCCAAATCAACCGATTAAACTTTATTATAATGGTCCTATGTTTAGATATGAACGTAAACAAAAAGGACGTTATCGTCAATTTAATCAATTTGGAGTCGAAGCTATTGGTGCAGAAAATCCAAGTGTGGATGCTGAAGTATTAGCTATGGTCATGCATATATATCAATCATTTGGCCTGAAACATCTGAAATTGGTGATCAATAGTGTTGGTGATATGGATTCACGTAAAGAATATAATGAAGCATTAGTAAAACATTTTGAACCAGTTATTGATGATTTTTGCTCAGACTGTCAAGCGCGTTTGCATACCAATCCTATGCGAATTTTAGACTGTAAAGTCGATCGTGATAAAGAAGCTGTTAAAACAGCACCACGTATCACTGAATATTTAAATGAACACTCTAAGCAATATTATGATCAAGTGAAATCTTATCTAGATGAGTTAGAAATACCATATATTGAAGATCCGAACCTTGTACGAGGATTAGATTATTACACACATACTGCATTTGAATTAATGATGGATAATCCAAATTATGATGGTGCAATTACAACTTTATGTGGTGGTGGTCGTTATAATGGTTTATTAGAATTATTAGATGGTCCAAGTGAAACAGGTATAGGTTTTGCCTTAAGTATAGAACGCTTGTTACTTGCTTTGGACGAAGAAGGTATCGATTTAGATGTTGATGAAGAATTAGATTTGTTTATTGTCACAATGGGTGATGAAGCAGAGCGTTATGCCGTTAAATTACTCAACCAACTTCGTCATGCAGGTGTTAAAGTCGATAAAGATTATTTACATCGCAAAATTAAAGGTCAAATGAAACAAGCTGATCGTCTAGGTGCACAATACACTGTCGTAATTGGGGAACAAGAATTAGAAAATAATCAAATTAATGTAAAAAATATGCAAACGGGTGATTCTGAAACAGTTCAGTTAAATCAACTTGCAGCATATTTTAGGAAATAG
- a CDS encoding N-acetylmuramoyl-L-alanine amidase, translating into MTKISTWLANNGLKNKRTLIIVIAFVLFIIFLFLLLNSNDENNGNITVTENAELRTGPNAAYPVIYKVDKGDHFKKIGKSGKWIEVVNASNDEKGWIAGWHTNLDITEDTTKTKNALKGKTVVLDPGHGGSDQGASSTTKYKSLEKEYTLKTAKELKSFLEDEGATVKMTRKDDTYVSLDDRNVKGDAYISIHNDSLESPNANGATVYWFHDNQQQLANTLNAAIQKKALLSNRGARQQNYQVLRQTNIPAVLLELGYISNPTDENMIKDQLHRQIVEKAVIDGLKQYFSA; encoded by the coding sequence ATGACAAAGATAAGTACATGGTTAGCTAACAATGGTCTCAAAAATAAGAGAACATTAATTATTGTTATCGCATTTGTATTATTTATTATATTTTTATTTTTATTATTAAATAGCAATGATGAAAATAATGGTAACATCACAGTTACAGAAAATGCAGAATTACGTACTGGTCCTAATGCAGCCTATCCAGTTATATATAAAGTTGATAAAGGGGATCATTTTAAAAAGATAGGTAAATCTGGCAAATGGATTGAAGTTGTCAATGCATCTAATGATGAAAAGGGTTGGATTGCAGGTTGGCATACTAATTTGGATATAACTGAAGATACAACAAAAACTAAAAATGCCTTAAAAGGTAAAACAGTAGTACTTGATCCTGGTCATGGTGGTAGTGACCAGGGGGCATCAAGTACTACTAAATATAAGAGCTTAGAAAAAGAATATACACTAAAGACAGCTAAAGAACTTAAATCTTTTTTAGAGGATGAAGGTGCTACTGTTAAAATGACGCGTAAAGACGATACTTATGTATCTCTTGATGATCGAAATGTTAAAGGCGACGCGTATATTAGTATACATAACGACTCTTTAGAGTCACCAAATGCGAATGGGGCAACAGTCTACTGGTTCCATGATAATCAGCAGCAACTTGCTAATACATTAAACGCAGCAATTCAAAAAAAGGCGTTGCTCTCTAACCGTGGTGCGAGACAACAAAACTATCAAGTTTTAAGACAAACTAATATTCCAGCAGTGTTACTAGAGCTGGGTTACATTAGTAATCCAACAGATGAAAATATGATAAAAGATCAATTACATAGACAAATAGTTGAAAAGGCTGTTATTGATGGACTTAAACAATATTTTTCAGCTTAA
- the dtd gene encoding D-aminoacyl-tRNA deacylase: protein MKVVVQRVKSAAVTNDTINNQINKGYCLLVGVGQDSTKQDAEVLAKKIANARLFEDAEDKLNFNIQQIEGEILSISQFTLYADVKKGNRPGFSNSKNPTEANELYEYFNDCLQSFDIPVKTGEFGTHMNVEINNDGPVTIIYESQDGKIQ from the coding sequence GTGAAAGTAGTTGTCCAAAGAGTTAAATCAGCTGCAGTGACAAATGACACAATAAATAATCAAATTAATAAAGGCTATTGTCTTCTTGTAGGTGTAGGACAAGATTCTACCAAACAAGATGCTGAAGTATTAGCTAAGAAAATTGCTAATGCTAGATTATTTGAAGATGCTGAAGATAAATTGAATTTCAACATTCAACAAATTGAAGGTGAAATTTTATCTATTTCACAATTTACTTTATATGCTGATGTTAAAAAAGGAAATCGACCAGGATTTTCAAATTCAAAAAATCCTACCGAAGCAAATGAATTATATGAATATTTTAATGACTGTTTACAATCATTTGATATACCAGTTAAAACAGGTGAGTTTGGTACGCATATGAATGTAGAAATTAACAACGATGGTCCCGTTACCATTATCTATGAAAGTCAGGATGGCAAAATTCAATGA